The proteins below are encoded in one region of Phaeodactylum tricornutum CCAP 1055/1 chromosome 3, complete sequence:
- a CDS encoding predicted protein yields MMIDSEKASDETSKEGFPTEDVPRPNADDAPDVPSFGRLLTLAKPEWTMLAVAFILMVGAEGLGLYNPVLLADAYDYLINPLLTTSERMTEINGVMALVLILHGAGVVGGFFRVAIMQSAGERIVARLRYDLYSSILSQDIAFFDKTKSGELVSRLSSDTTLLQKATSQAVPEVCVGFVKLVASIAIMFWISAPLAGVTLACVFLIFVVVIPFGKWIGALSKRYQDALGKAQTRSTEALGAMRTVQSFAAEDRERARYREVIGDPMQFPFWYPTDHKKHETTYSVGFFKSIVNSGFYSIIFGVGFGCLYISLWFGFKLVNDGDISLGDLTAFQSYVFQIGASLGQTSAAITQLVEAKGASGRVFYLLDRVPSIPTPLLGDDKNDEEVPPTPLKPESMMGAVAFNNVSFSYPSRPDLPVLRNFSLSILPNTTAALVGSSGAGKSTVVALIQRFYDVTDGSVTIDGNDIRDLDVKWLRRRVGYVQQEPSVFGLSVRENITYGVDRMVSQEELEACCEKANAHDFIAQWPNGYETLVGERGIQLSGGQKQRLAIARSLLVDPRILLLDEATSALDAESEHLVQEAIDKAAEGRTTIIVAHRLSTIRRASQIVVVDDHQIIDVGSHDALLERCPKYQDLIRRQSVFSTK; encoded by the exons ATgatgattgacagtgagaaagCTTCGGACGAGACCTCTAAAGAAGGCTTTCCGACAGAGGATGTTCCTCGTCCAAATGCCGACGACGCACCGGACGTACCTTCTTTTGGACGGCTTCTCACCTTGGCGAAACCCGAATGGACGATGCTTGCCGTAGCATTCATTTTAATGGTAGGCGCTGAGGGACTGGGTCTCTACAATCCGGTGCTTCTTGCCGACGCGTACGACTACTTGATAAATCCACTGCTGACGACGTCCGAGCGTATGACCGAGATCAATGGAGTAATGGCGTTGGTTTTGATACTACACGGAGCTGGTGTAGTTGGAGGCTTCTTTCGCGTTGCCATCATGCAATCAGCAGGGGAGCGAATTGTTGCGAGACTTCGTTATGATTTATACTCGTCTATCTTGAGCCAGGATATTGCATTCTTTGACAAGACCAAGTCTGGCGAGCTGGTTTCTCGTCTGTCCTCAGATACCACTTTACTGCAGAAAGCGACCAGCCAAGCTGTTCCAGAAGTGTGTGTTGGATTCGTGAAACTAGTTGCTTCGATTGCCATTATGTTCTGGATTTCTGCTCCTCTCGCCGGCGTAACACTCGCTTGCGTTTTCCTCATCTTTGTCGTTGTGATTCCTTTTGGGAAATGGATTGGAGCCTTGTCGAAGAGGTACCAGGACGCCCTGGGAAAGGCACAAACAAGGTCAACGGAAGCTCTCGGTGCCATGCGAACGGTGCAGTCGTTTGCTGCTGAAGACCGTGAAAGGGCACGCTACAGAGAAGTTATAGGTGATCCAATGCAGTTCCCTTTTTGGTATCCCACTGATCATAAGAAACACGAGACGACGTACAGCGTGGGATTTTTCAAATCGATCGTCAACTCTGGTTTCTATTCGATCATTTTTGGTGTCGGCTTTGGTTGCTTGTACATTTCTTTGTG GTTTGGGTTCAAGCTTGTCAATGATGGAGATATTTCCTTGGGCGATTTGACAGCGTTTCAGTCGTATGTCTTTCAAATTGGG GCATCCCTGGGGCAAACCAGCGCTGCGATCACCCAGCTAGTCGAAGCCAAAGGTGCTTCTGGTCGAGTATTCTACTTGCTGGACCGAGTCCCATCTATTCCTACTCCTTTGCTTGGGGACGACAAAAACGATGAAGAAGTACCCCCCACTCCACTCAAACCTGAGTCCATGATGGGTGCCGTTGCGTTCAACAATGTCTCTTTTTCTTATCCCTCGCGCCCTGATCTACCAGTGCTTCGCAACTTTTCATTATCTATTCTTCCAAATACAACCGCTGCATTGGTTGGGTCTTCTGGCGCTGGAAAAAGTACCGTTGTGGCGTTGATTCAGCGATTTTACGATGTGACGGATGGATCCGTCACAATTGACGGTAATGATATACGCGATCTGGATGTGAAATGGCTGCGTCGCCGTGTGGGATACGTCCAGCAGGAACCTTCCGTATTTGGTTTGTCCGTGCGTGAGAATATTACGTACGGTGTCGACCGCATGGTGTcacaagaagaattggaggCGTGTTGTGAAAAGGCCAACGCGCACGACTTTATTGCGCAGTGGCCAAACGGTTACGAAACTTTGGTGGGCGAACGAGGCATACAGCTCAGCGGAGGACAGAAACAGCGATTAGCTATTGCTCGTTCACTGCTAGTCGATCCACGAATTCTtctgttggacgaagccacaTCTGCGTTAGACGCGGAGTCGGAGCATTTAGTTCAAGAAGCAATTGACAAGGCAGCCGAAGGTCGAACAACAATAATTGTAGCACATCGGCTGTCCACGATTCGTCGTGCCAGCcagattgtcgtcgtcgatgaCCATCAAATTATTGATGTCGGGAGCCATGATGCACTGTTAGAGCGATGTCCCAAGTATCAAGATTTGATTAGGCGTCAATCAGTGTTCAGTACGAAATAA
- a CDS encoding CCT motif containing protein (The CCT (CONSTANS, CO-like, and TOC1) domain is a highly conserved basic module of ~43 amino acids, which is found near the C-terminus of plant proteins often involved in light signal transduction. The CCT domain is found in association with other domains, such as the B-box zinc finger, the GATA-type zinc finger, the ZIM motif or the response regulatory domain. The CCT domain contains a putative nuclear localisation signal within the second half of the CCT motif and has been shown to be involved in nuclear localization and probably also has a role in protein-protein interaction), producing the protein MIMASSTLTASLSPAPTMDHQDMDAVSALLGVSPSRTNGLLRGSTWTSSSTVPEPTSHGFSFAPARIVSLDEPSSSPYMTASGSHDSGRSPESVTLQTRPRSNSAGLDALALLASKEQAKYENTKLQKEEQPSSFESFILSASPSSSSDDDDSESMPPPAPRGRRRSASNPEGMEKWDSLSVGRNQHRNNSCRRHFMLPDYVLAEELAEASAAIEAHGRKPPRTIPEHAEYEEDPADNFSISQDEEIEENLTPAELLRRARSRLLEDLSEGNISGDKGVVTLPHSLPKYKEFYNNGRIGIYTPNERAAVIDRYKDKRCRRVWNKKIRYGCRKNLADRRLRVKGRFVKRCEQEQLAKLLKLQAEEQESNVALSEDDVATNGDEDMPDVNDPEAGFDPTDDQPYRRVRRHTIT; encoded by the exons ATGATCATGGCTAGCTCTACGCTGACTGCCAGTCTATCCCCTGCACCAACGATGGACCACCAGGACATGGATGCAGTGAGCGCATTGCTCGGAGTGTCACCGTCGCGCACGAACGGCTTGCTACGCGGAAGCACATGGACATCGTCTAGTACGGTGCCAGAACCGACATCACATGGGTTCTCATTCGCACCCGCACGTATCGTAAGCTTGGACGAGCCATCCTCTTCGCCTTACATGACTGCTTCTGGTAGTCATGATTCGGGTCGGTCTCCTGAATCTGTGACTCTGCAAACAAGACCTCGCTCCAATTCGGCTGGACTAGATgctttggccttgttggCATCCAAGGAACAAGCCAAATACGAAAACACAAAGCTCCAGAAAGAAGAGCAACCTTCCTCGTTTGAAAGTTTCATTCTTTCCGCTTCGCCCTCGTCTtcgagcgacgacgatgactcGGAATCTATGCCGCCACCGGCGCCGCGCGGACGTAGACGAAGTGCATCGAATCCGGAGGGAATGGAGAAGTGGGACTCATTGAGCGTGGGACGCAATCAACACAGGAACAattcttgtcgtcgtcattttATGCTACCAGATTACGTCCTAGCTGAGGAACTGGCAGAAGCAAGTGCCGCTATAGAAGCGCACGGTCGCAAACCACCGAGGACCATCCCTGAACACGCTGAATATGAAGAAGATCCAGCGGACAATTTTAGTATCAGCCAAGACGAGGAAATAGAAGAGAATTTAACGCCAGCAGAATTGCTTCGCCGAGCACGATCTCGGCTTTTGGAGGATTTGAGCGAGGGAAACATTAGCGGAGACAAAGGGGTTGTCACGCTACCGCATTCGCTTCCGAAATACAAGGAG TTTTACAACAATGGTCGCATCGGAATCTACACACCTAACGAACGAGCAGCGGTAATTGACCGATACAAGGACAAACGCTGCCGCCGCGTTTGGAATAAGAAGATTCGCTACGGTTGCCGTAAAAATTTAGCAGACCGCCGGTTGCGCGTGAAGGGGCGATTCGTGAAACGTTGCGAACAAGAGCAGCTTGCTAAGCTGCTAAAGCTACAGGCGGAGGAACAGGAAAGCAACGTTGCGCTCAGTGAGGACGATGTAGCTACCAATGGGGACGAAGACATGCCAGATGTTAACGACCCCGAAGCTGGTTTTGATCCCACGGACGATCAACCTTATCGTCGTGTCCGTCGCCATACGATTACCTAA
- the EF-1 gene encoding translation elongation factor, EF-1, alpha subunit (Eukaryotic elongation factor 1 (EF-1) is responsible for the GTP-dependent binding of aminoacyl-tRNAs to ribosomes. This is the alpha sub unit and it is highly represented by ESTs for a nitrogen limited culture grown on NH4 as the sole N source.): MGKEKVHISLVVIGHVDAGKSTTTGHLIYKCGGIDKRTIEKFEKEAAELGKGSFKYAWVLDNLKAERERGITIDIALWKFESPKYSFTVIDAPGHRDFIKNMITGTSQADVAVLVIDSSQGGFEAGISKDGQTREHALLAYTLGVKQMIVAMNKMDDKTVKYAEDRYTEIKNEVSAYLKKVGYKPMKIPFVPISGWEGDNMVEKSTNMPWYKGPYLLEALDSVTPPKRPTDKALRLPLQDVYKIGGIGTVPVGRVETGVIKPGIHAMFAPSGIIAEIKSVEMHHESLPEAVPGDNVGFNVKNVAVKDLRRGFVASDSKASPASGVSSFEAQVIVMNHPGQISNGYSPVLDCHTAHVACKFALIKEKMDRRSGKVLEQNPKFVKTGDACIVDLEPTKPLCVESFTDFPPLGRFAVRDMRQTVAVGVIKATTKEEGGKKKK, translated from the exons ATGGGAAAGGAAAAGGTTCACATTAGTTTGGTCGTCATTGGACACGTCGATGCCG GCAAATCCACCACTACTGGTCATTTGATCTACAAGTGTGGAGGTATCGATAAGCGTACCATTGAAAAGttcgaaaaggaagccgCCGAACTCGGCAAGGGATCCTTCAAGTATGCCTGGGTCCTCGATAACCTCAAGGCCGAACGTGAACGTGGAATTACCATTGACATTGCGCTCTGGAAGTTCGAGTCGCCCAAATACTCCTTTACCGTCATTGACGCGCCCGGACACCGTGATTTCATCAAGAACATGATCACCGGAACTTCGCAGGCCGATGTGGCGGTCCTCGTCATTGACTCGTCCCAGGGTGGATTCGAAGCCGGAATCTCCAAGGACGGACAGACCCGCGAACACGCGCTTCTCGCCTACACGCTGGGAGTCAAGCAGATGATTGTCGCCATGAACAAGATGGACGACAAGACCGTCAAGTACGCCGAAGACCGCTACACCGAAATCAAGAACGAAGTCTCCGCCTACCTCAAGAAGGTTGGTTACAAGCCGATGAAGATCCCCTTTGTCCCCATCTCCGGATGGGAGGGCGACAACATGGTGGAGAAGTCCACCAACATGCCCTGGTACAAGGGACCTTACCTGCTCGAAGCCCTCGACAGTGTCACCCCGCCCAAACGTCCCACCGACAAGGCTCTTCGTCTCCCCCTTCAGGATGTCTACAAGATTGGTGGAATCGGAACAGTCCCGGTCGGCCGTGTCGAGACCGGCGTTATCAAGCCCGGTATTCACGCCATGTTTGCCCCCTCGGGTATCATTGCCGAAATCAAGTCCGTCGAAATGCACCACGAGTCCCTCCCCGAAGCAGTCCCCGGTGATAATGTTGGTTTCAACGTCAAAAACGTGGCCGTCAAGGATCTGCGCCGTGGTTTCGTCGCTTCCGACTCCAAGGCTAGCCCCGCCTCGGGTGTTTCTTCCTTCGAGGCCCAGGTCATTGTCATGAACCACCCCGGTCAGATCTCCAACGGATACTCTCCCGTCTTGGATTGCCACACCGCCCACGTTGCCTGCAAATTCGCCCTCATCAAGGAAAAGATGGATCGCCGCAGTGGAAAGGTTTTGGAACAGAACCCCAAGTTCGTCAAGACCGGAGACGCCTGCATTGTCGATCTCGAGCCTACCAAGCCATTGTGCGTGGAGAGCTTTACCGATTTCCCCCCGCTCGGTCGTTTCGCCGTTCGTGATATGCGTCAGACCGTTGCCGTCGGCGTCATCAAGgccaccaccaaggaagaaggtggtaagaagaagaaatga
- a CDS encoding predicted protein: MKDSGKPPPYRRSGPHNNEEEEEGGNREDDRKPPAREISIHTTPSTTTHRDNAECDSSVDDSALTPAYAAIPTRMHTSASTPQPLLLASTPGESPDTDDRKQRPLHSSDFHKPIRNNNNSVDTESSTPLRSRTWLNHELYFWSGASLLSVLQLLYLCLPLTALWTLLVLVISTLLFAWTALQRLRLEYRERITQHGLAAYLPESLSHTLTSQTLHEYLTDDSFGLEYRHLLLYFMPGLSNEQIEQYVDQLPPRHREELRRHGMGYFFGDGFMRLLMGEHAYQTRQQQQQQGAAAPTSFSDFPTTLSVATTPTEATDTSRRRLSYQRDDSTASSNSDLGLQISTGDLAGGHMNDAQAWSMAQWLGVRSPSSTMTPPTRSNTTSTTRGEATTATGTTSSPAAILDESNPEDDDRRLRREYADEERILTDAFWDAYRSLYASVWTPTVQTVRERITQPVTNMVVRIGLGALTLSSGIGVVGYWQGVYALPFRQTFPSSRHHGSARNHDSLGLALVQTPWDRLQFPSSESLWTTAVMGGASAGVVLFARAYWSIGRNTESTARKGAGSENEPKQQREN, encoded by the coding sequence ATGAAAGACTCGGGCAAACCGCCCCCGTATCGTCGTTCAGGACCACACAATAatgaggaggaggaggaagggGGCAACCGAGAGGACGATCGGAAACCTCCGGCACGGGAAATCAGTATACACACCACACCGAGTACGACAACACATCGCGACAATGCCGAGTGTGACTCTTCCGTGGACGATTCCGCGCTCACACCTGCTTACGCCGCCATACCGACGCGTATGCATACGTCGGCGTCGACACCGCAACCCCTGTTGCTGGCTTCCACGCCCGGGGAATCCCCCGACACGGACGACCGCAAGCAGCGGCCATTGCACAGTTCCGACTTTCACAAACCCATCcgtaacaacaacaacagcgtgGACACGGAGTCCTCTACACCGTTACGGAGTCGCACTTGGCTCAATCACGAACTGTATTTCTGGTCCGGTGCCTCGTTGCTCTCCGTGCTGCAATTGCTGTACCTTTGCTTGCCGCTTACCGCCTTGTGGACTCTCTTGGTCTTGGTAATTTCCACCCTGCTCTTTGCGTGGACGGCACTCCAACGCTTGCGTCTGGAATACCGGGAACGCATCACGCAACACGGATTGGCTGCCTACCTTCCCGAGTCCCTCTCCCACACGCTCACGTCCCAAACCCTGCACGAGTACCTCACGGACGACTCGTTCGGGTTGGAATACCGACACTTGCTGCTCTACTTTATGCCCGGTCTCTCCAATGAACAGATTGAACAATACGTTGATCAGTTGCCGCCGCGTCATCGGGAGGAATTGCGACGACACGGGATGGGATACTTTTTCGGTGACGGCTTTATGCGACTCTTGATGGGCGAGCACGCCTACCAGACAcgtcagcaacaacaacaacaaggcgCAGCCGCACCCACCAGCTTCTCCGATTTCCCAACAACTCTATCGGTAGCCACCACACCAACGGAAGCAACGGATACCTCCCGTCGTCGACTATCGTACCAACGAGACGATTCCACTGCGTCTTCGAACAGTGACTTGGGTCTGCAAATTTCCACCGGCGATTTGGCGGGGGGTCATATGAACGACGCGCAAGCCTGGAGCATGGCTCAGTGGTTGGGTGTGCGATCCCCGTCTTCGACGATGACACCACCTACGCGCAGCAATACGACCAGTACGACCCGTGGGGAGGCGACGACCGCAACCGGTACAACAAGTTCCCCCGCTGCCATCCTAGACGAATCCAATCCCGAGGATGACGACCGCCGTTTGCGGCGCGAGTATGCGGACGAAGAACGCATCCTGACGGATGCCTTTTGGGACGCCTACCGTTCCTTGTACGCGTCCGTATGGACTCCAACGGTACAGACTGTGAGAGAAAGGATTACACAGCCTGTTACGAATATGGTCGTACGCATTGGACTCGGTGCGTTGACGCTTTCGAGTGGGATTGGCGTTGTCGGCTACTGGCAAGGCGTGTACGCGCTCCCCTTTCGCCAAACCTTTCCCAGTAGCAGACACCATGGGTCGGCTCGTAATCACGATAGTCTTGGACTCGCCTTAGTGCAAACGCCGTGGGATCGCCTACAGTTTCCATCGTCCGAGTCGTTGTGGACAACCGCCGTGATGGGTGGCGCTTCGGCGGGAGTAGTCCTGTTTGCTCGTGCATATTGGTCGATCGGGCGGAACACCGAGTCGACAGCGCGAAAGGGCGCGGGTAGCGAAAACGAGCCGAAACAACAACGTGAAAATTAA
- a CDS encoding predicted protein codes for MKPLPANQTIVFLCLLPLANGFASRGSRRASPATRQYASADGNGTPRVPQWHLSNDFETFLNQRTIQSFLFLVKSLRDPQTVLWVENFTQPALHSGRSSTYTSHLQSGSSSSQLLSYHGLAAMNVTRFPTWDIYFKELLKQPTVIYTVESESKHIQTYDMEINPGRLCVRMLAVRQQIAQEFARDLDVVATMGGHTLEAYWESLRASRRTPSAADNDRDIVGNYTSGTNLVFLELHPDPTSDYAPSPLRQGNFDLLVLLATQEAVHRVLNDPARQTGVTKVTNDYLCGFYEQRLDTHFTGGQRYHRAADFLAELLEAPPLLRSVSDGNTALLDPTFMAELLLHQREKVAKEWQLLVQAASEVHMEIQRLQLNRLMSVNTEQSGVHEEQPPLS; via the coding sequence ATGAAGCCGTTACCGGCGAATCAAACCATTGTTTTCCTCTGTCTGTTACCTCTGGCGAATGGCTTTGCTTCGCGAGGCTCGCGTCGTGCATCCCCTGCTACACGTCAATACGCGTCCGCCGACGGTAACGGCACCCCGCGCGTTCCACAATGGCACTTGTCCAACGACTTTGAGACCTTTTTGAACCAACGCACGATTCAGAGCTTTTTGTTTCTAGTGAAATCGTTGCGCGATCCTCAAACCGTCCTCTGGGTCGAAAACTTTACCCAGCCCGCACTACATTCGGGTCGTTCCTCCACGTACACCAGTCATCTACAGAGCGGATCCTCCAGTTCGCAACTCTTATCCTACCACGGCTTGGCCGCCATGAATGTGACGCGCTTTCCAACCTGGGATATTTACTTTAAAGAGCTACTGAAACAACCCACCGTAATCTACACGGTCGAGTCGGAATCGAAACACATTCAGACCTACGATATGGAGATTAATCCGGGACGTTTGTGTGTGCGGATGCTTGCGGTACGCCAGCAGATTGCCCAGGAATTTGCGCGCGATCTGGACGTGGTAGCCACCATGGGCGGACATACGCTCGAGGCATACTGGGAATCCTTGCGAGCGTCCCGCCGTACCCCTTCCGCCGCAGACAACGATCGCGACATTGTCGGGAACTACACTAGTGGCACCAACCTGGTCTTTTTGGAACTCCATCCCGACCCGACCTCGGACTACGCACCCTCGCCTCTTCGACAGGGCAACTTTGATTTGCTTGTACTGTTGGCGACGCAAGAAGCCGTGCACCGCGTGCTAAACGATCCTGCCCGCCAAACGGGCGTCACCAAGGTCACGAACGATTATTTATGCGGCTTTTACGAACAGAGACTCGACACGCACTTTACCGGCGGACAGCGGTACCACCGCGCCGCCGATTTTTTGGCCGAATTGCTGGAAGCGCCTCCCCTTCTCCGAAGCGTTAGTGATGGGAATACGGCACTACTGGATCCTACTTTTATGGCCGAACTCCTTCTCCATCAACGCGAAAAGGTGGCAAAGGAATGGCAACTTTTGGTCCAAGCAGCGTCCGAAGTGCACATGGAAATACAACGGCTTCAATTAAATCGACTAATGAGCGTCAATACCGAACAGTCCGGTGTTCACGAAGAGCAACCACCATTGTCGTAG
- a CDS encoding predicted protein has translation MLSNTFRLRPSIVLFGDSITEQAFGVDGNVGWASLLAAAYSRRADVLNRGFSGYNTSHAVELLPRVFTGPLDSPPLFATVFFGANDAALPGEPQHVPPDDYERNIETIVAHLRRTNVSSPAVPIVILVTPPPVLESAWADFLQTRADTTGETRGSDRDNTTTRLYGERLQRVGIKLSCPVLDCWNLLGGDSEDRGRYLSDGLHLNPAGNRAVF, from the exons ATGTTATCCAATACTTTCCGCCTTCGCCCTTCCATAGTATTGTTTGGCGACTCCATTACGGAACAAGCCTTTGGCGTGGATGGCAACGTGGGGTGGGCCTCGTTGTTGGCCGCCGCGTACAGTCGACGCGCCGACGTTCTCAATCGGGGCTTTTCCGGCTACAACACGTCCCACGCCGTGGAGCTCTTACCGCGTGTCTTTACGGGACCGCTTGATTCGCCACCGCTCTTTGCGACCGTCTTTTTCGGAGCCAACGACGCGGCGTTGCCCGGAGAACCGCAACACGTACCTCCGGACGACTACGAACGCAACATCGAAACCATTGTAGCGCATTTGCGACGCA caaacgTTTCTAGCCCGGCGGTACCAATTGTCATTTTAGTGACTCCTCCACCGGTTTTGGAATCGGCCTGGGCCGACTTTTTGCAGACCCGGGCGGATACCACAGGGGAGACCCGGGGGTCCGACCGGGACAACACAACCACTCGCCTATATGGCGAACGCTTGCAACGAGTTGGAATCAAGTTATCATGCCCTGTGCTGGATTGTTGGAACTTGTTAGGTGGTGATTCCGAGGACCGTGGTCGATATCTGTCGGACGGGTTGCACCTGAATCCGGCCGGAAATCGAGCCGTCTTT
- a CDS encoding predicted protein, which yields MSRTWNVNMQSTRRGFHTSFVFLVGLRACLLSSLRSTILVQGLLLVVPDAMHRRKSWSHSHRAVVIRSILQLERLSFRFPKISNTVIKLSADSGDSYASTVTASSNDETKASVPSLLPSLTESVSSPMKISSSEQAANDMSFNPTIVGPSSTSVQTMLTAETKRVLIEESGYRRRDVERMRVELAGPIIEQRIRSPPGNKEMPEAWLDPDLPIASTPSNDRMLQQLQSESRFPLKFPLLGISAILFGKGLSDALITLIKVNQGFPGATLTKVFVGGIPVLAIDALCVLAGASLGAWAWTAMRDAPPK from the coding sequence ATGAGCAGAACTTGGAACGTGAACATGCAAAGCACACGACGAGGCTTTCACACATCCTTCGTTTTCCTAGTTGGTTTAAGGGCGTGTCTCCTTTCGTCGTTACGCAGCACAATTCTGGTACAAGGACTTCTTCTAGTAGTACCAGATGCGATGCATCGGAGAAAGAGCTGGTCTCATTCACACAGGGCAGTGGTAATACGGAGTATTTTGCAGTTGGAAAGACTGTCCTTCCGATTTCCAAAAATCTCGAACACCGTAATCAAGTTATCGGCTGATTCCGGTGACTCCTATGCATCAACTGTTACTGCCAGTTCGAacgacgaaacaaaagccTCTGTTCCCAGTTTGCTGCCGTCGCTGACAGAGAGTGTGTCTTCGCCGATGAAAATCTCATCATCGGAACAAGCAGCCAACGACATGAGTTTTAACCCGACGATAGTAGGGCCATCGTCGACATCAGTACAAACAATGCTGACCGCGGAAACGAAGCGAGTCTTAATTGAAGAGTCGGGATACCGACGTAGAGATGTGGAACGCATGCGGGTAGAGCTAGCCGGTCCAATTATTGAACAACGCATACGCTCACCTCCAGGCAACAAGGAGATGCCGGAAGCTTGGTTGGACCCGGATCTTCCTATCGCTTCCACACCCAGCAATGACCGAATGCTTCAACAACTGCAATCGGAAAGTAGATTTCCTCTCAAATTTCCCTTGCTGGGAATCAGTGCCATTTTGTTCGGTAAGGGTCTGTCTGATGCGCTGATTACTCTTATCAAAGTAAATCAAGGTTTCCCCGGTGCTACTCTCACAAAAGTCTTTGTCGGAGGAATTCCCGTCTTGGCGATTGATGCACTTTGTGTTCTGGCGGGAGCCAGCCTGGGGGCATGGGCATGGACGGCTATGCGGGATGCTCCTCCGAAGTGA